In the genome of Paenibacillus sp. FSL R5-0766, one region contains:
- the atpG gene encoding ATP synthase F1 subunit gamma — MAKGMREIKRQIKSVQSTKQITKAMEMVAAAKLRKAQEKAEAARPYSEKLKEVVASIASSTQGIQHPMLESRPVKKTAYLIITSDRGLAGGYNANVLRQVNQTLKERHNSQDDYELFVIGRKGRDYFRRREMAMASTTTDLSDSPSFADIKSIAHEAVHGFELAEFDELYICYNRFVNALTQIPTVEKLLPMETPEVTAAEGPTASYEYEPSAEAVLEVLLPRYAETLIYGALLNGKASELGAKMTAMGNATKNASKLINDLSLTYNRARQAAITQEITEIVAGANAAQG; from the coding sequence ATGGCAAAAGGCATGCGCGAAATTAAGCGGCAAATTAAAAGCGTACAAAGCACCAAGCAGATCACCAAAGCAATGGAGATGGTAGCTGCTGCAAAACTGCGTAAAGCGCAGGAAAAAGCGGAAGCAGCCCGTCCTTATTCGGAGAAACTGAAAGAAGTTGTAGCTAGTATTGCATCAAGCACGCAAGGTATACAGCACCCGATGCTGGAGAGCCGTCCGGTCAAAAAGACAGCTTACCTGATCATTACATCGGACCGTGGTCTTGCAGGTGGATACAATGCGAACGTTTTGCGTCAGGTTAATCAGACGCTCAAAGAGCGCCACAACTCCCAGGATGACTACGAATTGTTCGTCATTGGACGTAAAGGACGCGATTACTTCAGACGTCGTGAAATGGCGATGGCATCCACAACAACGGATCTGTCGGATTCGCCTTCATTTGCAGATATCAAATCCATCGCACACGAAGCTGTTCATGGGTTTGAACTGGCTGAATTTGATGAATTGTACATTTGTTATAACCGCTTTGTGAATGCGTTGACCCAGATTCCTACGGTAGAAAAACTTCTTCCGATGGAAACACCTGAGGTAACTGCTGCGGAAGGACCAACGGCAAGCTACGAATACGAGCCGTCTGCTGAGGCTGTACTGGAGGTTCTGCTTCCGCGTTACGCGGAAACGCTGATCTATGGTGCACTTCTGAACGGTAAGGCAAGTGAGCTCGGCGCGAAAATGACGGCAATGGGTAATGCAACCAAAAATGCATCCAAACTCATTAACGACTTGTCATTGACATACAACCGTGCCCGTCAAGCGGCGATTACGCAGGAGATTACGGAAATTGTGGCAGGTGCCAACGCAGCACAAGGCTAA
- the atpA gene encoding F0F1 ATP synthase subunit alpha yields MSIKPEEISTLIKSQIEQYKTDIDVVEVGTVIEVGDGIARVYGLENVMSNELVEFPSGVMGLAMNVEESNVGVVILGPYYDIREGDQVKRTGQIMQVPVGEALIGRVVNPLGIPVDGKGPIATTEFRPVEGKAPGVMDRKSVHEPMQTGIKAIDAMVPIGRGQRELIIGDRQTGKTSIAIDAILNQKGSGMKCIYVAIGQKQSTVAQVVETLRRKGAMEYTIVVTAAASDPSPLLYIAPYSGCSMGEYFMYKGEHVLVIYDDLTKQASAYRELSLLLRRPPGREAYPGDVFYLHSRLLERAAKLNDELGGGSLTALPFIETQASDVSAYIPTNVISITDGQIFLEADLFNAGQRPAINVGISVSRVGGSAQIKAMKKVAGSLRLDLAQYRELQAFSQFGSDLDKATQARLNRGARMMEILKQGVNQPLPVEQQVVSLYTAVKGFLDEIPTGDVTRFEREFLAFMESSHPEILASIRDTKELTADNENALKGAIEKFRKSFAVSV; encoded by the coding sequence TTGAGTATCAAACCAGAAGAAATCAGTACATTAATTAAGAGCCAAATCGAACAATACAAGACCGATATCGATGTAGTCGAAGTCGGAACGGTAATCGAGGTTGGTGATGGTATCGCTCGTGTTTACGGACTTGAGAACGTCATGTCCAACGAGTTGGTTGAATTCCCAAGCGGTGTTATGGGACTCGCCATGAACGTGGAAGAAAGCAATGTCGGTGTCGTTATCCTGGGACCTTACTACGATATTCGTGAAGGTGACCAAGTGAAACGTACGGGTCAAATCATGCAAGTGCCTGTAGGCGAAGCATTGATTGGACGCGTTGTGAACCCGCTCGGTATTCCTGTAGATGGCAAAGGGCCAATCGCTACAACGGAATTCCGTCCGGTTGAAGGTAAAGCACCAGGCGTAATGGATCGTAAATCGGTTCATGAGCCGATGCAAACAGGGATCAAAGCCATTGATGCAATGGTTCCAATCGGTCGCGGACAACGTGAGTTGATCATCGGTGACCGTCAAACAGGTAAAACATCCATCGCAATTGATGCGATCCTGAACCAAAAAGGCAGCGGCATGAAGTGTATCTACGTGGCTATTGGTCAGAAACAGTCTACGGTTGCTCAAGTTGTGGAAACTCTTCGTCGTAAAGGCGCAATGGAGTACACAATCGTTGTAACTGCAGCAGCTTCCGATCCATCACCACTCTTGTACATCGCACCGTATTCCGGTTGTTCGATGGGTGAGTACTTCATGTACAAAGGCGAGCACGTTCTGGTTATCTATGATGACTTGACCAAACAAGCCTCTGCATATCGTGAGCTTTCCTTGTTGCTTCGTCGTCCACCGGGCCGTGAGGCTTATCCGGGTGACGTCTTCTACCTGCACTCCCGTTTGCTGGAGCGTGCTGCGAAGCTGAATGATGAACTTGGTGGTGGTTCTTTAACCGCACTGCCGTTTATTGAAACACAAGCTTCCGACGTATCTGCATACATCCCAACGAACGTAATCTCCATCACGGACGGACAAATCTTCCTGGAAGCTGACTTGTTCAATGCTGGACAACGCCCGGCGATCAACGTAGGTATTTCCGTATCCCGTGTCGGTGGTTCTGCTCAGATTAAAGCGATGAAAAAGGTTGCAGGTTCCCTGCGTCTCGACCTCGCTCAATATCGTGAGCTTCAAGCGTTCTCCCAGTTCGGTTCCGATCTGGATAAAGCGACTCAGGCCCGCCTGAATCGTGGTGCACGTATGATGGAAATCCTGAAGCAAGGTGTTAACCAGCCTCTGCCTGTAGAACAACAGGTTGTCAGCTTGTACACTGCGGTTAAAGGATTCCTGGATGAGATTCCCACAGGTGATGTTACTCGTTTCGAGCGTGAGTTCCTCGCGTTCATGGAGAGCAGCCATCCGGAGATTCTTGCATCCATCCGTGATACTAAAGAATTGACTGCAGACAACGAAAATGCACTGAAAGGTGCAATTGAGAAGTTCAGAAAGAGCTTTGCTGTCTCTGTCTAA
- a CDS encoding F0F1 ATP synthase subunit delta → MSRDTIVAKRYAKALFEVALQQQQVLEVEQELVAVVSALTGDADIEKFIVSPNISDEAKQNVIHSSLDGKVSDSVLRTVLLLIERGRVELLGDLLNDYRKIQGESLGIADARVYSTYALNDEEKEAVAREFGGRVNKKIRIENIVDPTLLGGLKVAIGDTIYDGSLAGKLERLEQSFNRRVQ, encoded by the coding sequence ATGAGCCGCGATACGATAGTTGCCAAGCGTTATGCGAAAGCATTGTTCGAAGTTGCTCTTCAGCAACAGCAGGTGCTTGAGGTTGAACAGGAACTGGTTGCAGTAGTCAGTGCATTGACCGGAGATGCAGATATCGAGAAATTTATCGTATCCCCTAACATTTCTGATGAAGCGAAGCAGAACGTAATTCACTCAAGTCTTGATGGCAAGGTATCCGATTCAGTCCTTCGTACAGTCTTGTTGCTGATTGAGCGCGGACGCGTTGAATTGCTGGGAGACTTGCTGAATGATTATCGGAAGATCCAAGGTGAGTCGCTGGGCATCGCTGATGCGCGTGTCTACTCGACTTATGCGTTGAATGATGAAGAAAAAGAAGCGGTAGCCCGTGAATTCGGTGGCCGTGTGAATAAAAAGATTCGTATCGAGAACATTGTTGATCCGACTCTGCTGGGCGGATTGAAAGTCGCCATTGGCGATACGATCTATGACGGCAGCTTGGCTGGCAAGCTCGAACGTCTTGAGCAGTCTTTTAACAGACGAGTACAGTAG
- the atpF gene encoding F0F1 ATP synthase subunit B produces MSFIWENTLLAIVAFAILYWLLSRYAFGPLFSIMEKRRELVMTQMNEAAQTREQAIAYVEEQKQALEQARQDAYDIIEQSKQTGGKQAESILADAKAEANRLKDDAVREIESEKNKAVAALRSELGTASVQIASKLIKKEVENGPAQEELVNQYLNEVGGRQ; encoded by the coding sequence TTGAGTTTCATATGGGAAAATACGCTTCTTGCGATTGTTGCATTTGCAATTTTATATTGGCTGCTTAGCCGTTATGCCTTCGGGCCTTTGTTCTCCATTATGGAAAAACGTCGTGAACTCGTGATGACGCAGATGAATGAGGCTGCACAGACTCGGGAACAGGCCATTGCCTATGTGGAGGAACAAAAACAAGCTCTTGAGCAAGCACGTCAAGATGCTTACGACATCATTGAACAGTCCAAACAAACGGGTGGCAAACAAGCTGAATCGATTTTGGCTGATGCAAAAGCTGAAGCTAATCGTCTGAAAGACGATGCAGTACGCGAAATCGAGAGCGAGAAGAACAAAGCAGTCGCAGCACTTCGCAGCGAACTGGGTACAGCTTCCGTTCAGATTGCATCCAAGTTGATCAAAAAAGAAGTTGAGAACGGTCCTGCACAAGAAGAGCTTGTGAACCAATACCTCAATGAGGTAGGAGGCCGACAATGA
- the atpE gene encoding F0F1 ATP synthase subunit C, whose amino-acid sequence MGAMALIAAAIVAGLGAFGAGIGNGMVISKTVEGIARQPEAKSTLQTTMFIGVGLIEVLPIIGVVLAFMFYGMA is encoded by the coding sequence ATGGGAGCAATGGCATTAATCGCAGCAGCAATTGTTGCAGGACTGGGCGCGTTTGGCGCAGGTATTGGTAACGGTATGGTAATCAGTAAAACGGTGGAAGGTATTGCCCGTCAACCGGAAGCAAAATCCACTCTTCAAACAACAATGTTTATCGGTGTAGGTTTGATCGAGGTATTGCCGATCATCGGTGTGGTACTCGCGTTCATGTTCTACGGTATGGCTTAA
- the atpB gene encoding F0F1 ATP synthase subunit A encodes MHEAPIIMLGGFRLDLSVLLMLVVTGALVFIFAVLATRRLSVENPGKLQNFMEWAVEFVRNLISSTMDMKKGKHFISLALSMIMFIFVGNMLGLPFQAVTAVDSAEHAQVFGKPIVTAVEAFEKAHAKDPEAHPHVELAWWKSPTADLSVTMGLALVAFLVSHGLGLFRNTKGYLQHYFKPFALFLPINLIETASKLLTHGMRLFANIFAGEVLIATILKLTTFKVFGAIAAIPLLMVWQGFSIFIGAIQAFVFVILMMVYISQSIETHDEH; translated from the coding sequence ATGCATGAAGCTCCAATTATTATGCTTGGCGGATTTCGACTGGATCTATCGGTACTGTTGATGCTGGTGGTAACAGGTGCACTTGTTTTTATTTTTGCTGTACTGGCAACACGGAGATTATCCGTTGAAAATCCCGGCAAGCTGCAAAATTTTATGGAGTGGGCAGTAGAATTCGTCCGCAATCTGATTTCCAGTACAATGGATATGAAGAAAGGTAAACATTTTATCTCTCTCGCTCTTTCCATGATTATGTTCATTTTTGTAGGAAACATGCTCGGACTTCCATTCCAAGCGGTAACTGCAGTGGACAGCGCAGAACATGCGCAAGTATTCGGTAAGCCGATTGTTACAGCGGTGGAGGCGTTTGAAAAAGCGCATGCCAAGGACCCAGAGGCACACCCACACGTTGAACTGGCCTGGTGGAAATCACCAACAGCCGACTTGTCTGTAACGATGGGACTCGCTCTCGTAGCGTTCCTTGTATCTCATGGACTTGGATTGTTCCGTAACACCAAAGGGTATCTCCAGCATTACTTCAAGCCATTCGCCTTGTTCTTGCCAATCAACTTGATTGAGACGGCATCCAAGCTGTTGACACACGGTATGCGTCTATTCGCGAATATCTTCGCGGGTGAGGTACTGATCGCAACGATCCTGAAACTGACCACATTCAAAGTGTTTGGTGCTATTGCAGCGATTCCGCTACTTATGGTGTGGCAAGGCTTCAGTATCTTTATCGGCGCGATCCAGGCATTTGTGTTTGTTATCTTGATGATGGTGTACATTTCACAGAGCATCGAGACACACGACGAGCATTAA
- a CDS encoding ATP synthase subunit I, which produces MSELTRYRRSMTVFVMYFLMICFLAAAFMPRVETIALGLALGTGVSWINAFYLGYKVRKMSDDAAEGNLKRVNLGFLTRAALAVLGIFISMRFPQYFNTYAVAGGLVIAQYSLLIIGIVHSRRAE; this is translated from the coding sequence ATGAGTGAACTAACCAGATACCGCAGATCGATGACTGTTTTCGTCATGTACTTTCTTATGATTTGTTTTCTCGCAGCGGCCTTTATGCCACGTGTGGAGACAATTGCTTTGGGACTGGCCCTGGGTACAGGAGTTAGCTGGATCAATGCATTTTACCTGGGCTACAAAGTAAGGAAAATGTCTGATGATGCGGCAGAAGGTAACTTGAAGCGTGTCAACTTGGGATTCTTGACAAGAGCGGCACTCGCTGTGCTCGGTATATTCATATCGATGCGCTTTCCGCAGTACTTCAATACATATGCGGTTGCAGGCGGTCTCGTCATTGCACAATATTCCTTACTGATTATAGGGATTGTCCATTCCCGCAGAGCAGAATGA
- a CDS encoding AtpZ/AtpI family protein — translation MADSNKPNSSRNHDDNVWKAMGLVTAFGIEIAILAVAGYYAGSWLDKTIGGNGIWIAVSVLFFLAAGGVSIYFIAKKIMGESDE, via the coding sequence ATGGCCGATTCGAACAAACCAAATTCATCCCGTAACCATGACGATAATGTATGGAAAGCAATGGGACTCGTGACAGCTTTTGGGATCGAGATTGCCATTCTCGCTGTTGCCGGATATTACGCTGGCTCCTGGTTGGACAAGACCATCGGAGGTAACGGAATATGGATCGCCGTAAGCGTTCTCTTTTTTCTTGCGGCAGGCGGTGTAAGCATCTACTTTATCGCGAAAAAAATCATGGGGGAAAGTGATGAGTGA
- the wecB gene encoding UDP-N-acetylglucosamine 2-epimerase (non-hydrolyzing): MSNKIKVMTIFGVRPEAIKMAPLILELQKHPESIESIVCVTAQHRQMLDQVLEVFDIHPDYDLDVMKDRQTLNEITIRVLGGLEPVLAEAKPDIVLVHGDTLTTFVASYAAFLQQIQVGHVEAGLRTWNKLSPYPEEMNRQLTGVLADLHFAPTDWSSSNLAKENKSESSTYVTGNTVTDVFQYTVREDYTHPVLDWAQGKRLVLMTAHRRESQGEPHRNIFQAVKRIADEFEDIAIVYPVHPSPAVKEPAHAILGNHPRIQLIDPLDVVDLHNFYPHTHLILTDSGGLQEEAPSFGVPVLVLRDTTERPEGIEAGTLELVGTEEERVYERTKALLTDKTLYASMSQAANPYGDGHASERIVNAILHHFGVNSERPESFHRKFKK, encoded by the coding sequence ATGTCCAACAAAATTAAAGTCATGACGATCTTCGGGGTGCGTCCGGAAGCCATCAAGATGGCTCCGCTTATTTTGGAATTGCAGAAACACCCTGAGTCTATTGAATCTATTGTTTGCGTAACTGCGCAGCATCGCCAGATGTTGGATCAGGTACTTGAAGTTTTCGACATTCATCCCGATTATGATCTGGATGTGATGAAGGACCGTCAGACATTGAATGAAATCACAATTCGTGTGCTTGGCGGTCTGGAACCGGTGTTAGCCGAAGCGAAGCCGGATATTGTACTGGTTCACGGGGACACATTAACTACCTTTGTAGCGAGCTACGCAGCATTCTTGCAACAGATTCAGGTAGGACATGTGGAAGCTGGGCTGCGGACGTGGAACAAGCTGTCTCCATATCCGGAAGAGATGAACCGTCAGCTGACGGGAGTACTGGCGGATCTACACTTTGCGCCTACGGATTGGTCTTCTTCCAATCTTGCCAAAGAAAATAAATCAGAGTCTAGTACGTACGTCACAGGCAACACGGTAACAGATGTGTTTCAATATACTGTACGGGAGGACTACACACACCCGGTACTTGATTGGGCCCAAGGCAAACGCCTTGTGCTGATGACAGCTCATCGCCGTGAATCTCAAGGCGAGCCTCACCGCAACATTTTCCAGGCCGTCAAACGGATTGCCGACGAATTTGAAGATATTGCCATCGTGTACCCGGTGCATCCAAGTCCTGCTGTGAAGGAGCCGGCTCACGCGATTTTGGGGAATCATCCCCGTATTCAATTAATTGATCCACTAGACGTGGTGGATTTGCATAATTTTTACCCGCACACTCACTTGATTTTGACCGATTCAGGCGGTTTGCAGGAAGAAGCGCCTTCGTTTGGTGTGCCTGTGCTCGTATTGCGCGATACAACAGAACGCCCGGAAGGTATTGAAGCCGGAACGCTGGAATTGGTAGGTACCGAAGAGGAACGTGTGTATGAACGGACCAAAGCTCTGCTTACAGACAAAACCCTGTATGCAAGCATGAGCCAGGCTGCCAATCCATACGGTGATGGACATGCTTCGGAAAGAATTGTCAATGCGATTTTGCATCATTTCGGTGTAAATAGTGAGCGTCCGGAATCATTTCACAGAAAATTCAAAAAATAA
- the upp gene encoding uracil phosphoribosyltransferase, translating to MGKLVICDHPLIQHKLTFIRDMRTNTKDFRELVDEVATLMAYEITRDVELETIDVQTPVAATQGKVISGRMLGLVPILRAGLGMLDGVVKLLPAAKVGHVGLFRDPETLQPVEYYTKLPTDVTERQLIVIDPMLATGGSAIAAIDVLKKRGCTQIKMMNLVAAPEGVKAVQDAHPDVDIYVAALDDRLDDHGYIVPGLGDAGDRLYGTK from the coding sequence ATGGGAAAATTAGTAATATGTGATCACCCTTTGATTCAACACAAACTGACGTTTATACGCGACATGCGTACGAATACGAAAGATTTTCGTGAATTGGTGGATGAAGTAGCAACGTTGATGGCTTATGAAATTACAAGAGATGTTGAACTGGAAACGATTGATGTACAGACACCTGTAGCTGCAACACAAGGTAAAGTCATCTCTGGACGTATGCTCGGACTGGTGCCGATTCTGCGCGCAGGACTCGGAATGCTAGATGGCGTTGTGAAATTGTTGCCAGCGGCAAAAGTTGGACATGTTGGTCTGTTCCGTGACCCGGAAACACTGCAACCGGTAGAATACTACACCAAACTGCCTACAGACGTAACAGAGCGTCAGTTGATTGTAATTGATCCGATGCTGGCAACGGGTGGTTCGGCAATTGCAGCTATTGACGTGCTCAAAAAACGTGGCTGTACCCAAATCAAGATGATGAACCTGGTTGCAGCACCGGAAGGCGTAAAAGCTGTGCAAGATGCACATCCCGATGTGGACATCTATGTAGCAGCATTGGACGACCGTCTGGATGATCATGGTTATATCGTTCCAGGGCTTGGAGATGCAGGAGACCGTCTATACGGCACTAAATAA
- the glyA gene encoding serine hydroxymethyltransferase → MEQLRKNDPAVLEAMNLELKRQQNNIELIASENIVSEAVIEAMGSVLTNKYAEGYPGKRYYGGCEHVDIVEDIARDRAKELFGAEHVNVQPHSGAQANMAVYLAALKPGDTVLGMNLAHGGHLTHGSPVNASGLLYNFVAYGVQEDTFLIDYDEVRKAAFKHRPRLIVAGASAYPRTIDFEKLASIANDVGALFMVDMAHIAGLVAAGLHPNPVPHAHFVTTTTHKTLRGPRGGMILCRKAWAAAIDKAVFPGSQGGPLMHVIASKAVAFGEALQPSFKTYAQNVVKNAQVLAETLIAEGLNIVSGGTDNHLMLIDTRSVNITGKEAEHVLDSIGITVNKNAIPFDPTSPFVTSGIRIGTPAATSRGMNEEAMVAIGKIIAKTLKNPKDTAKLDEARAEVTALTDQFPLYTDLKY, encoded by the coding sequence ATGGAACAATTGCGCAAGAATGACCCGGCAGTACTGGAAGCGATGAATCTTGAACTGAAACGTCAACAGAACAACATCGAACTGATTGCATCCGAGAACATCGTAAGTGAAGCAGTAATCGAAGCAATGGGATCTGTTCTGACCAACAAGTATGCTGAAGGATATCCAGGTAAACGTTACTATGGCGGTTGTGAGCATGTGGACATCGTTGAAGACATCGCGCGTGATCGTGCAAAAGAATTGTTCGGAGCAGAACACGTGAATGTTCAACCTCACTCCGGTGCACAAGCGAACATGGCAGTATATCTTGCAGCGTTGAAACCTGGTGATACTGTACTTGGTATGAACCTTGCCCATGGTGGACACCTCACACACGGTAGCCCGGTTAACGCATCTGGTTTGCTGTACAACTTTGTAGCATACGGCGTACAGGAAGATACATTCCTGATTGATTATGATGAAGTACGCAAAGCGGCTTTCAAACACCGCCCTCGTCTGATCGTTGCAGGTGCAAGTGCATATCCGCGTACCATTGATTTTGAAAAGCTGGCTTCCATCGCCAATGATGTAGGCGCTTTGTTCATGGTGGACATGGCTCATATCGCAGGACTGGTTGCTGCTGGTTTGCATCCAAACCCGGTTCCACATGCGCATTTCGTAACAACAACCACACACAAAACGCTGCGTGGACCTCGTGGTGGTATGATTCTGTGCCGCAAAGCATGGGCAGCAGCGATTGATAAAGCCGTATTCCCAGGTTCCCAAGGTGGACCTTTGATGCACGTGATTGCTTCCAAAGCGGTAGCATTCGGTGAAGCTTTGCAACCTTCGTTCAAAACATATGCACAGAATGTCGTGAAAAACGCACAGGTTCTGGCTGAAACACTGATCGCTGAAGGATTGAACATCGTATCCGGTGGTACAGATAACCACTTGATGCTGATTGACACACGCAGTGTGAACATCACAGGTAAGGAAGCTGAGCATGTACTTGATTCCATCGGCATTACCGTGAACAAAAATGCAATTCCATTCGACCCTACAAGCCCGTTTGTAACGAGTGGTATTCGAATTGGTACACCTGCTGCAACTTCCCGTGGCATGAACGAAGAAGCGATGGTAGCGATCGGTAAGATCATTGCTAAAACATTGAAAAATCCAAAAGATACAGCGAAGCTGGATGAAGCTCGTGCAGAAGTGACTGCACTGACAGACCAATTCCCGCTCTATACCGATCTTAAATACTAA
- a CDS encoding TIGR01440 family protein produces the protein MTIELDSEQPGLQEQTASILHELALAGQLGPGQIVVIGTSTSEVAGARIGTSGAIEVAQQLLAGIREVQEEFGFDTVFQCCEHLNRALVMERSVLTRLGLTEVGAVPVPKAGGSMASAAYRSLTDPCLAEHVQAHAGLDIGETMIGMHLRHVAVPYRTALRYVGDARVTTALTRPKLIGGERAVYRMEEQPDSTLCD, from the coding sequence ATGACTATAGAGTTAGATTCGGAACAACCCGGATTGCAGGAACAGACCGCGTCTATTCTGCATGAACTGGCGCTTGCCGGACAGCTTGGGCCTGGACAGATCGTTGTGATCGGTACAAGCACAAGTGAAGTCGCAGGCGCTCGGATTGGTACGAGTGGTGCCATTGAAGTGGCGCAGCAGCTTCTTGCGGGTATACGCGAGGTGCAGGAAGAGTTCGGTTTTGACACGGTATTCCAATGTTGTGAGCATCTGAACCGTGCGCTGGTAATGGAACGTTCTGTGCTTACTCGACTTGGATTGACCGAGGTTGGTGCAGTACCCGTGCCCAAGGCCGGAGGTTCAATGGCATCCGCAGCATATCGTTCGCTGACCGATCCATGCCTGGCTGAACATGTGCAGGCCCATGCGGGACTGGACATTGGGGAGACGATGATTGGGATGCATCTCCGGCATGTAGCCGTACCGTATCGTACAGCGCTTCGCTATGTTGGAGATGCTCGTGTAACCACAGCGTTGACCCGTCCGAAGTTGATTGGCGGTGAACGCGCGGTGTATCGTATGGAAGAACAACCAGATTCGACATTATGTGACTGA
- a CDS encoding low molecular weight protein arginine phosphatase, whose translation MKHILFVCTGNTCRSPMAEGLLRKLASERGIQVEVRSAGVAATSGMPISRHAEAVLRDHNVEGPPHSTQLSSNLVGWADLVLTLTRSHKQHVMQVFPDSVHKTYTLKEYVEDDEQVLSDVQELDSLFATLEMKRALGQEILASERERAIEIRQRIPSFDISDPFGGSRDDYNIAAAEIRTALDRLLDKLG comes from the coding sequence ATGAAACATATTTTATTCGTATGTACAGGAAATACGTGCCGCAGCCCCATGGCAGAGGGGCTTTTGCGAAAACTGGCATCGGAGCGCGGCATTCAGGTAGAGGTTCGCTCCGCAGGTGTGGCAGCAACGTCGGGTATGCCGATTTCCCGACATGCTGAAGCGGTTTTGAGAGATCATAACGTTGAAGGTCCACCTCATTCCACACAGCTTAGCTCTAACCTGGTAGGTTGGGCCGATCTGGTTCTTACATTAACACGGAGTCATAAGCAGCATGTCATGCAGGTTTTTCCCGATTCAGTCCACAAAACCTATACATTGAAAGAATATGTGGAGGATGATGAACAGGTATTAAGTGATGTTCAGGAGTTGGACAGCCTGTTTGCAACGCTTGAGATGAAACGTGCGCTTGGCCAAGAGATCCTGGCATCGGAGCGTGAGCGAGCCATTGAGATTAGACAACGAATTCCAAGTTTCGACATCTCCGATCCGTTTGGGGGAAGTCGTGATGATTACAATATAGCTGCAGCTGAGATTCGGACGGCATTGGACCGGCTTTTGGATAAGCTGGGATAA
- a CDS encoding manganese efflux pump MntP family protein — MWDVSAHVGQLVTILIMAIALGLDAFSLGIGIGMKGIRLRDVLRISIVTALFHIIMPLIGMYMGKYVSSLLGDITTYAAGGLLVLLGAHMILNAFREGDTKLVDHRSLLGVVLFSLSVSVDSFSVGVSLGMFSSDLILTVLAFGVCGGVMSVMGLLLGRRVSQNLGDYGEAIGGAILLAFGLLFIF; from the coding sequence ATGTGGGATGTGTCTGCCCATGTGGGGCAGTTGGTAACCATTTTGATCATGGCTATTGCGCTTGGCCTCGATGCGTTCTCACTCGGGATCGGAATTGGCATGAAGGGCATACGGCTGCGGGATGTATTGCGAATCAGTATTGTAACGGCGCTATTTCATATCATCATGCCGCTCATCGGCATGTATATGGGCAAATACGTCAGCTCCCTGCTCGGTGACATTACGACGTATGCGGCAGGTGGATTGCTTGTTTTGCTGGGTGCTCATATGATTCTGAATGCATTCCGTGAAGGCGATACAAAGCTGGTGGACCACCGTTCCCTGCTCGGCGTTGTGTTGTTCTCCCTCAGCGTAAGTGTGGATTCGTTCTCCGTTGGCGTTTCCTTAGGGATGTTTAGCAGTGATCTGATCTTGACCGTACTTGCTTTCGGTGTGTGTGGCGGGGTGATGTCGGTTATGGGGCTGTTATTAGGTCGTCGGGTGAGTCAGAATCTCGGGGATTACGGCGAAGCTATTGGTGGCGCAATCTTGCTTGCTTTTGGACTTTTGTTTATATTTTAA